Sequence from the Colletotrichum higginsianum IMI 349063 chromosome 6, whole genome shotgun sequence genome:
AGAAGATTGCGTGGAAGAACTCGAAGGAGCTCTTGAGATTGAAGTTCGAGGTAAAGGAGTAACAAAGGCACACGTACCGTTTTATTTGTGCTGTAGCTAGCACCTGTCAAGTTCCTAGGTCTGAGATATCTTACGTTCTCTTCTTGTTTGATTTCAATCCAACCACCTTGCATTTAAACCACACAAAGTTCGCATCACTTGATATGACATTCCGAAGTTGTCTTTACACCTTGGTGatcttttcttttctggaACTGTGTATGTTTTACCCCCGCCCGTTGCCGGAGTTGGCCGCGGACCCGCCACTCACTTCACTCAGTGAAGCCAAGACATGTGCTTTGAATTTTGCAATCACGTCTCTTCAGCACCTAAAATGGAATCAGGACTGACGCTCGGTTTAGACACCAAACCCATGGCTTGGCCCTCTGGCTATCAAATGGCAGCTCAAAGGCAGCGAAGTGAGAGGAGCCTCATGCCTCTTTACAGTTCCTGGTCATCGACCCGGAAAACTTGTGGCTTAGGTAGCTGACCCGCTATCCAGATCAAGGGAGGCTCACCCATCCATCACTGGGCCACTAAGGATGAGGATGATCTGTTTTGCAGGTACATACGATGGTATCCGGCGAAAGTAAAATCTCCCTGCCAGGTATTTTCTACCCACCACAACCCTCACACCCCCGCTAAGAGTATTTCTAGCAGTCTGCTGGCCTGATAGTCAATTTCCCTTAGTAAGATTACTGGAATTCTATAAGTCATAAGGTTATATGCGGGGGTAGACACAGCAAGGGGCTTTTACTTACCCATATAAGCTCCAAGGGGCCACGTGCTAAACTTGGGGCCAAGCCGGATCTGGGAATCTACCTCCTATTATGATCGCAGCTTGGAGAGCCGCCAAGTCTTATAGCGGGGGCGCTAAAGCCTTTTGACAGATGTCCGGGGACTAGCTCTAGTTCTAGGTCGTTGTTGGCGTTTCGAGTATATAGTGTGCGGCACGAAGGTACACAATCGGAATAGACTAAGCCTTAGTGGGCCGGCCCTTTCCTGGCAAAGACGCTTCGACGGTTTAGATAGAGTGCGCTAATGCGCCATATACCATAGGTAGTGTACACGAACCCGAGAAAGCCGACCTGCGTGTCGCCTATATGTGAGACTGGAGGCTCGGTTCCTAGTTTCCAGCTATCTCTTGGCCATCATAACCCAGCGTTGGCCTCGTGCCGCGAATTCCGATTCTACAGTAGGGTGTGACTACAGGATTCCTAAAGACACTCTGGGAGGCGAGGAGATGGGCATCGCCAGAGGCAGCCCAGCCATATTGGGGGCCATCATCGTGGAATACAAAAGTACAGTTTAGCCGTCGCACCAGAGTTCAGATCTTCTCCCGTTCCATCTTTCTGTCATTCTTTTATCCTACCAGAGAATCTTTCACTCTCTGGAtctctttctctcactcatttgtttcttttcttttctttttgttgCTGTGCAACATACTATTCAACCCTCGAAAAATACAGTTGAACACTTGTCGACACAATCCTTCCCCAGCTCCACAATAACATCAGACCCCATCCCATGGAGACAATGTCTTTCCTCACCACcgctctcgtcctcgcgAGCACCGCCCAGGCGTACCACCAGATCAACGCCAAGGTCGCCTTCCGCAAGAACATCGACCCTATCGTCCAGCCCGGCGAGTATACCAGCCACATGCACACGTTCTTCGGCTCGGACCAGGTCACCGTCAATACAAAGACCAGCGCCGAGGCACAGACGGGCTGCAACACCAACGACAATCCCAACGACTTGTCCATCTACTGGATTCCGACCCTGTACGGCGTCAAGGGCGGGGACCGCATCCCCATCGAGCCCCTCTCCTTCAAGGCCTACTACAACAACATaggcgatgccgaggtcACCTTCCCCCAAGACTTCaaggtcgtcgccggcaacgccgacgccacctcccaggccgacgtcgacgcccgcTCCAGGCTCGAATGGTTCTgcaacgtcggcggcggccaaggcacCAAGGACGCCTCGGCCTTCCCCACGTCCACCTGCGACCGCGGCCGCCTCCAGGCCATCCTGACCTTCCAAGACTGCTTCAACCCGGCCACCATGGCGACCGCCTACTCTGGAGGCGAGCACCGCCAAAACAGCAACTGGTGCCCAACCGGCATGAAGCGCATCCCCCAGCTGCGCTTCTCCGTTCGCTACGACgtgtccgccgccggcagctGGAACGGCGTCGCGCCCCTGGAGCTCGCCAGCGGGCCCTCGTACAGCTTCCACGGCGACTTCATCAACGGCTGGCTCCCCGAAGCCGCCGAGAACCTCATGGCCGCCACTGACAAGCGCGAGTGGCAGCCTGTCGGCGGCCCAGGCCGCGCCCAGGCCTGCACTCCCGCCGACCCTGACCCGGAGAACGGCACCTCGGACTGGGCAGAGAGTGTTCGCGCCATGGAGGGCGCGGGTAACAACGCGGTAGCACCCACCGTCCCTGGGGCTACGGTTGAAGCTAAGGAGACTCCCGCCACTCCCGccaccgaggaggacgacatTTGCTACAGGAAGAGGGCTCTCAGGGCCATGAAACGCGTAAGCCGCATTGCTCGCCTCTCCGTCCGCATCTAAGCGAGGCTCGTATTCTGTCATTCCCCGCGGGGACTCTGATGCCAAACACAACGCACTCATGCCGGGTCTGATGCCTTGAATGTCAAGTTTGCTTGACGCCTTCACTCTGTATACTTCTTTTTTTCAGTCTATGACTCCACTCGAGACAAAATACATATACCTCTTGATGAGCTATAGTCAAAACCCTGACAATCTGTCATGTACCATGGTTCGTGATGTTAGATGCGACCCTGCTCCTTTGATGGAAGAACCCACGGAACCGCCCCTCGGAAGTTATGCCCACCGACTCGAAGCAATCAGGCGTCATCGCATGCATGGATTGATAGTTGGCCCATCGGCTCAAATGATGACTTCAGAGCACCAGAAGATATGCCACTGCCGTTCCTGTTCGTTGGATCCTTGTCCTACCTTATCTATAAAGCCAAGAAGGTCTTCTCCGAAGCGAGGGAGCTCCGCCGGCAGCGATCCCCTCTCTCTACAAACGCTCAGAGGCCAGATGGAGATCGTCCGTTCATGCACGGCTCAAACCCCTTCCAAGCTGCTTGCCAGCCCTAAACTGCTTCCAGGCTCTAATAAAAAATCACGCGCCTACTGACACACTTCAACGTAAGTAAGAGGGACCACAGCAATATTTTTTCCCTTACCCCTGTGCCAGCCATTCGGGATCTCCAGGCGAGGAGTACACAGGGTAAGGATTTAGGGGTTGTGAAACACACCAAGGGCCCAGGCTGGAGGTCGGGGCCCGGCGAGAAACAGCTGGAAGCGCCGCAGTGA
This genomic interval carries:
- a CDS encoding Secreted protein; the encoded protein is MSFLTTALVLASTAQAYHQINAKVAFRKNIDPIVQPGEYTSHMHTFFGSDQVTVNTKTSAEAQTGCNTNDNPNDLSIYWIPTLYGVKGGDRIPIEPLSFKAYYNNIGDAEVTFPQDFKVVAGNADATSQADVDARSRLEWFCNVGGGQGTKDASAFPTSTCDRGRLQAILTFQDCFNPATMATAYSGGEHRQNSNWCPTGMKRIPQLRFSVRYDVSAAGSWNGVAPLELASGPSYSFHGDFINGWLPEAAENLMAATDKREWQPVGGPGRAQACTPADPDPENGTSDWAESVRAMEGAGNNAVAPTVPGATVEAKETPATPATEEDDICYRKRALRAMKRVSRIARLSVRI